The following nucleotide sequence is from Diospyros lotus cultivar Yz01 chromosome 3, ASM1463336v1, whole genome shotgun sequence.
ATCCAAACACAAGAACCGAAACATCATCAATCACTTCACTAAGTAGTAGAATCATTCATCTTACTTCACACATTGGTCAACAcacttacaaatatatattactattaAATCATTCTGACGTTGCTTCTTGTGAGGATTGATGTGATGCCTACGTCAGGCATTCTTATGTTGCCCGACGCAGGCCCCTGCCCACTCTCACCCAATTTCACactcccccctcccccactACAGGCCAATCCTCCCCCCGCCCCAATTATCCCCACTTGCATGCATGTAcataactttatattttttaaatattattataaattattatctaaaGAAATTGTTAATTCTGGTCTCCTCAATTAAAGTAAGTTACacttactttaataattataattataactataattaataatttatttatttattttaattgtaatatacatattttatgtctttttttaACACGTGTTTGTCAAATAAAAGTGTAATCGAATcgattaaattatttggaagaATCTcgcgtaatttttttttttttttggggggaggTCTAATTGGAGGGAGGCGGTTGGACTACTTAGTGTCACATAAATGgtttgatatttttgttttttttgagtttttaatcaGCTTGATTTGAGTATCTATTCGATCGAGttggtttgatttaaaaaaaaaaaaactagtatgTCTAATTTGAGTAATTCAATCAATTCAGTTACATCTATATTTAATTGGAGATTATTTTCAGTTAGATATAAATGTAACTGAATTGATTGAATTACTCAAATTGAACTTATcgaatttttttctaaatttgaaCTGACTCAATCGAATAGATGctcaaatcaaacaaattgaaaaattaaaaatatcaaactattTAGGTTGTCCGACATATTAGCATAGCTCACTTACTAACAAACTTAAAACTCCCTCCAATTAAACCCCTCATTTCACCCCCTCTTCCCACCCAACTAAATGATGTCAAGTCCCTATAATTTGATCGATTCGATTATATCGCTATTTGACAGACACAGttaaaaaagacataaaaatatgtataaattttgttacaaattaaaaagtaaataaattattaattagggttataattgtaattattaaagtaactttaatgaattaataatttatttagataacaatttatagtaatatttaaaaaatatacatgtatgtatgtatgaggGGATAATTGCCCCGGGAGGGTGAAAATTAGGGGTGGGGGGTGATGGTGGGGAGGGGGGCCCGCGTTGAGTAAGAATGCCCGATGCGGGTGAGCCGAGATCTGCTATCTCTAGTGGTTGTCCCCTTCTTTGTTCACCCGATGGAAATCAGCCATATCACCTCACAAAATCACTGTTTGAAAATGGGTGATGTGGCTGATTTTGATTGGGTGTGCAGGAAAGGGGACAGCCACGGGAGACAACAGATCTTGGCTCAACGCGGGCAACATATCATTCTGTGCTTCTTTTATAGAATAGAACTTTGTTAAGACGCCATTTTTTCGTGGCCACACGGttaatgttgataaattattgCGGGGTAAGAATAGAAGCTCGATAGTATGTTGTTGTATATGGGTCATATTGATCTTAGTTATTGTCGAGTGTTAGAATGACAGATCGACTTTACGTAGTGAGATAAAAGACTTTATAGTCGTGTTGGACAGACACAATGACACAAATCTCATATTCATTGTCGCAGCCCAATGGAGTGGAACAGCGGGGCGTCGGGGAAGAGCTGCTACGGCGAGACGGTGCCGACAAGCGGCGGCAGCTACCCGGGGGCATACCCGGATCAAATGAGGGTAATTGAGACAGTGTTGAAGGACATGAATAGCCCAACATATCTGCTGGACATAACAATGCTATCAGCAATGAGGAAAGATGCACACCCCTCCATCTACAGTGGTGACCTGAGCCCAGGGCAAAAGGCCAACCCTGACCACTCTGCTGACTGCAGCCACTGGTGCCTCCCTGGCTTGCCTGACACTTGGAACCAATTGTTCTACACTGCCTTGTTCTTCTAATGTTTTACttgtgattttattaattaacctTTGTGTTGGCTAATAACCAGAGTTGATCGAATGATCTATATAGGTTTACTACTGTTAGTGTTACATAGTATTGACGTTACATACTTCAGAAGTGGGTGCGAATTGCACCTCTAGATGTCTAGCTTGTAAAGTATCGGAATTTGGGAATGGGGAACGCAGAAGTGTAGTATTTGTTCTTGGGAAATAAGTTAAAAAACTTGTTCCAATGCTGAGTATTTGAAGTCAGTTCAATCTTGCTTCACTTGTTATTACTAATCAATCTTGTTTCTCGAGTCTGATCTAATCAATGTTTTGGTTGATTCATTCGGATATTTGCGGACTTCACCTAGTTGTTCTTGTAATTTTCGTGTATTTGATAAGTTTACCAATTACATAAGCTCAGTGGTTAGGAGTTCTTTTTTATAgctaacaaaatataaataatagcaTCTAATTTGTTTGTTTAGAGCTTTTGATGAATGTGAAAAATAATGTTGAAGCATCCAAATGATCAATGGACAAAATTGGGATGAGCTAGAGATGGAGCCACACGTCTTTCCTTTATTGCTCCTGTTTCCTAGGACCAGTGTCCATTCTCATTTTAGGCCTTAATCTTTACCACTATGAGAAATGATTTGCAAAATTAATACTTTAGAACATGACAGTGGTATAAGacaataatcataaattatatatatatatatatgtgtgtgtgtgtgtgtgtgtgtgtgtgtgtgtgtggaattTCACTAAATGAGATCAACTTTGTGAAATTTAAGTCTCAAATGATCTCTATTCACGATTATTCTATATCAAGCCATATTTAAAGAGTTTTTACCAAGTTTTCATTTGTATTAACTTTCCTCTTTTTCTAcctttttcatttaattcacTGACCTTGCAATtcactctttttttctttcaagcGTGTGAcactaaaaatacaaatataataaacaaaaaggCATCCAAAAATTCCATATTTCTATGTAATAATTCTGTGCAATTTACTCTTGACATATTATATGTATCACATGCATAACTAGAACAAGATTGAATTCATTTGGAGAACAAGTACAGGGAGCAAAGGGGAGAAGAACTCGACCACagtaaaagttataaataattacaagacACAGATAGATCATTTGAAAGCCTTGAACGACATACTAAATCAAGGCTTCTCGACCAACCATATCACACATTATTTCCACTAAGTAGCTACTAGGATTTTTACACGATGGCATATTATAGAAGTCCCCTGCTAAGCTGCAAACTTTACTATCCAAGCTTGCAGGAAAAACACATATTTGAAATCAAACACCAAGTTTCATGTAGCAATGCTGGGCGCAACACTAATTATCCGGGTCGCGTTATTGATGATCTTTGGTGCCAACGTGCCACTAGCAGCAGAGGACAGCTGCTTGTCATAAGCTGAAAGGTGGACTCCAAGCGCGGCCCGGCCAGAAGGATCGAGGTTGTTTGACCAGGAAGCATCCCACTCTATGGCCTTTGCGGTGCTGCAGGCGATGCTTGCACCTCCAGGAACCGTCAGCTGGGCTGAGTTCTGCACGAAGATTGACAACAAAATTTACACAATTGGGTTGAATTTCAAGTGAGTAATAATAAGGGTGCGAGAAGAATTTGGCCGGTTTGAAGTTTTTGAACCACCTGTGGGAAGAACCTCTCAAAGATCATTCTGTAGTAGTATGCTTCCTTTGTGGTTGGGGTGTTGTGGGGGAAGATATGCTCAGCATTGAGCATCATTTTATCCATCACCTGAATGATCAAAGTTTAAGAACATGGAAGAAATTAGAACAATTTGGCTTGCAAAATAGGAGAATGATGTTAGATGCATATTACCAGAGCCGGACTAAAAGTACAGTCACTTTCTCTGTTCCCATTGAATTAATTACCACAATTATCATCATTCAAGATCGGGTCGGGTTCTGAAAGTGCAGTTGAATGCTTACATGTTGTTCAGCATGGGCCTTAAGCCCATCAATCCAGCTGTAGCCAACACCATCACTGAATTGCTCTTTCTGCCTGTAGAGAATATGCTGCAGAACCCCACACAGGCCGCGTTAGTCTTAAGTTAATCGACCTAATCAATGAAGATTGAAATAAGCTTTGATTTGCAATAATTCTGGACCTTCGGTAAATAGGGGTGCTCTTCATCATCGAAGGCGCTTCTCAAAACCCATTTCTCGATCCGTTTTTCTTCTGGTTTAATCTGAAATATGTTTGGAGAAAACTCAGAAAAGCTATCCCCCAAAAATTAACAGGATTATATACTCTTTACCATTTTCCATTCAGGATCAATGCTCATTGCAACATTCATGAATTCCTTGTCCAAGAATGGGACTCGAGCTTCCAGTCCCCATGCAGATGTGGCTTTGTTAGCCCTCAAGCAATCATATTGGTGGAGGGCCTTTATCTGCAAAAGCATGAAGAAAAAGCCAAATCAGTTGAAACTCTAATGGCAGTTTTGCAGATAAGATTGATCATATTACCTTTCGGCAAGTTTCCTTGTGAAACTCTTCCTTGTTAGGCGCCTTGTGGAAGTACAAATACCCACCAAAAATCTCATCAGAGCCTTCACCAGATATCACCATCTTCACTCCCAGCGACTTGATTTTTCGTGACATTAGATACATTGGGGTGCTCGCCCTGATTGTCGTCACATCGTATGTCTCAATGTGGTAAATAACCTCTTCTATGGCATCAATACCATCCTGCCGAAGACAGAGTTTATCACCCAAATAGTATAAAAGATCAACAAGTAAAAGAACCAAAGTAGCTGAGCTTAGGAATGCAATCTTTACGCTGTTACCTGAACAGTGAAGTGAAACTCATGGTGAACGGTACCCAAGTAATCAGCAACTTCTCTTGCAGCCTTTAGATCAGGTGAACCCTGTTAAATAGAAACACAAGCATGAATAAGACTCAAATTAATTCCCCCAGAACTTTTTCATAATCTTCAGTCACTGTTAAAGAGATTTTTTGTTACTCACTTCAAGGCCAACACAGAAGGAATGCAGCTGAGCCCCCCACTGCTTAGCAGCCTTCGTTCCACCCAAATGTCGGGCGGTAATAGAAGCCACCAGAGATGAATCCAGGCCTCCAGATAGGAGAACTCCAAAGGGTACATCAGTCATTAACCTCTTGATCACAGACTGCAAATTTTCCGACCAAAGTCATAAGCTGTTTTCTCTTTAACTAAATTGGTTGAGACTAAAATTCAATTTGCAAGTCTCACGTTTTCAAAAGCACGCCTCAGTGCAAGAGGATCATATGGGGTTGATGGAATGGCCTCTGAGAACCAAGGAGGATTGTACCATCTCCTCAGGGACCCTTCTTTGCTCGAGTACAAGTGACCAGGTGGGAATGTCTCAATGTGTTCACACTCGTCATTCAAGCCTTTGAGTTCAGAAGAAATCCAAACTGAGCCTGAAATAGATAGAGAAACCCATAGTCTCGTTATGAACGtgttttcaattatgttataCCAAGATTGAATTGTCATCATATGTTACCATCTAGTCCCCATCCGATGTAGAGGGAAGTGATTCCTATGGCATCACGGGCGACAATGAAAGTGTTATTGCGGGTGTCCAGAAGCACAAAGGAAAACATTCCATCCAGCATGTCCACAAACTCTTCTCCATAATCTTCATACTGATCAAATGAGATTGAATCCCACAGTTAGTTCCATAATCTCTAAGCCAATTATTTGAAAGCCTTCAATTTGCATATATAGCTGATTTGTTTGTTACAATAAGGACAAGGGATTTGGACAAGTTGCACTCTTCCAGATTTAGTTGCACAAAGAAGGGTGGGATGGATGCAAGGGAAGCCAAAGGGAATCTGAAGTTACATAGGGTGGGAAGGGAAAACATGTATCACTCTTCTCCTTTCACTTAATTTGGGGAAGGAcatattttatttctcttgtttGATTCagtacaaaaatatgaataaaaggGAAACAAAGATATTAAACCAGAAAATTTTTGATGAATTATAAACTTATCTTTTTGGAAAATAAAGGATTATATTTAGTACTAAATATATTGAAACATTATACTTCATACCAATATTTCTGTTCTCTGAAAATTGGAAGCTActaaaaaagaaggaaaatgtccaaaatattttttctatttctaatcCCTGAAGTCATATTatcatatatgtatgt
It contains:
- the LOC127797957 gene encoding asparagine synthetase [glutamine-hydrolyzing], whose protein sequence is MCGILAVLGCSDDSQAKRVRVLELSRRLKHRGPDWSGLYHHTDFYLAHQRLAIVDPASGDQPLFNEDKKIVVTVNGEIYNHEDLRRRLHNHKFRTGSDCEVIAHLYEDYGEEFVDMLDGMFSFVLLDTRNNTFIVARDAIGITSLYIGWGLDGSVWISSELKGLNDECEHIETFPPGHLYSSKEGSLRRWYNPPWFSEAIPSTPYDPLALRRAFENSVIKRLMTDVPFGVLLSGGLDSSLVASITARHLGGTKAAKQWGAQLHSFCVGLEGSPDLKAAREVADYLGTVHHEFHFTVQDGIDAIEEVIYHIETYDVTTIRASTPMYLMSRKIKSLGVKMVISGEGSDEIFGGYLYFHKAPNKEEFHKETCRKIKALHQYDCLRANKATSAWGLEARVPFLDKEFMNVAMSIDPEWKMIKPEEKRIEKWVLRSAFDDEEHPYLPKHILYRQKEQFSDGVGYSWIDGLKAHAEQHVMDKMMLNAEHIFPHNTPTTKEAYYYRMIFERFFPQNSAQLTVPGGASIACSTAKAIEWDASWSNNLDPSGRAALGVHLSAYDKQLSSAASGTLAPKIINNATRIISVAPSIAT